In the genome of Candidatus Woesearchaeota archaeon, one region contains:
- a CDS encoding Kae1-associated serine/threonine protein kinase: protein MKILKQGAEAILYLTKANTILKKRIPKSYRIKELDDERRKSTIRRELKLLEKASQLENVPKIISSSEENFEIEIEKIDSPLVKDIIDTVEDKQRILISRKIGEGVKKLHNLSIIHGDLTTSNMFFSKKDKKIIFIDFGLGFISEKLEDKTVDLHLLRQAVDSKHYIHAEEIFKEVLTGYKPDKDFTTRFEKVEKRGRYKHKH from the coding sequence ATGAAAATTCTTAAACAAGGTGCAGAAGCTATATTATATCTTACTAAAGCTAATACTATTCTAAAGAAAAGAATTCCAAAATCTTATAGAATTAAAGAATTAGATGATGAAAGAAGAAAATCCACAATTAGAAGAGAATTAAAACTTCTTGAAAAAGCATCGCAATTAGAAAATGTTCCAAAAATAATTTCATCATCTGAAGAAAACTTTGAAATTGAAATAGAAAAAATAGATTCTCCTTTAGTTAAAGATATTATAGATACTGTTGAAGATAAACAAAGAATTTTAATTTCAAGAAAAATTGGAGAAGGAGTAAAAAAACTCCACAATTTAAGTATAATTCATGGTGACCTAACAACTTCAAATATGTTTTTCTCAAAAAAAGATAAAAAAATTATTTTCATAGATTTTGGTTTAGGTTTTATTTCAGAAAAATTAGAAGACAAAACAGTTGATTTACATTTATTAAGACAGGCAGTTGATTCAAAACATTACATCCATGCAGAAGAAATATTCAAAGAAGTTTTAACAGGTTATAAACCTGACAAAGATTTTACAACTCGATTTGAAAAAGTAGAAAAAAGAGGAAGATATAAACATAAGCATTAA
- a CDS encoding NFYB/HAP3 family transcription factor subunit: MSDKILPAAAMEKILKKAGALRVSDDAKEELRVILEEIASDISNQAIRAAKHAGRKTIKASDIKMASR; this comes from the coding sequence ATGTCAGATAAAATATTACCTGCTGCTGCAATGGAGAAAATACTTAAAAAAGCTGGTGCTTTAAGAGTAAGCGATGATGCTAAAGAGGAGTTACGTGTAATTCTCGAGGAAATAGCTTCAGATATCTCAAATCAGGCCATAAGAGCCGCAAAACATGCTGGAAGAAAAACTATAAAAGCATCAGATATCAAAATGGCTTCAAGATAA
- a CDS encoding signal recognition particle protein Srp54 codes for MALENLSNSLKDNLKKIARSIFIDETILNELIKDIQRALIQADVNVSLVFELTKKIKERALNEKPPASITQREFLINIVYEELVNLLGKEKVSINIKNKPSKIMFVGLFGSGKTTTIVKFAKYYSKRGYKVCAIGLDVYRPAAARQLEQACSAINTKTFILSNEKNPLKIYKHFEKELSDYNIVLIDTAGRDALSEDLIKEIKSVSDEINPDETLLVLSADIGQAAEKQAKAFHENCYITGVVITKMDGTARAGGALSACSITKTPVKFIGLGEKPDDLEEFNPKGFVSRLLGMGDLEALLDKTKEAFSEAEAKDLTKKMLKGDYNLIDLYDQMEAMSNMGPLNKIMDLIPGMGSLNIPKDVLNIQEEKLKKWKFIMQSMTKEELENPDIITPPRIERIAKGSGLNSSEVRDLLKQYAQSKKLMKMMKGSQNPEKLMKSFKGKLPSGFKL; via the coding sequence ATGGCCTTAGAAAATTTAAGCAATTCATTGAAAGATAATTTAAAGAAAATTGCAAGAAGCATTTTCATAGATGAAACCATTTTAAATGAATTAATTAAAGATATACAAAGAGCATTAATTCAAGCAGATGTAAATGTTTCTTTAGTTTTTGAATTAACTAAAAAAATAAAAGAACGTGCCTTAAATGAAAAACCTCCTGCAAGTATAACTCAGAGAGAATTTTTAATTAATATTGTTTATGAAGAATTAGTTAATCTTCTAGGAAAAGAAAAAGTTTCAATCAATATAAAAAATAAACCTTCTAAAATAATGTTTGTGGGTTTATTTGGTTCTGGTAAAACGACTACTATTGTTAAATTTGCTAAATACTATTCTAAACGAGGTTATAAAGTCTGTGCTATTGGTTTAGATGTTTATAGACCTGCAGCAGCAAGACAACTTGAACAGGCATGTTCTGCAATAAATACTAAAACATTTATCTTATCAAACGAAAAAAATCCTTTAAAAATTTACAAGCATTTTGAAAAAGAACTTTCAGATTATAATATTGTATTAATTGATACTGCGGGAAGAGACGCACTTTCAGAAGACTTAATCAAAGAAATAAAATCTGTTTCAGATGAAATAAATCCTGATGAAACTTTATTAGTTCTATCTGCAGATATTGGACAAGCAGCAGAAAAACAAGCAAAAGCTTTCCATGAAAATTGTTATATTACGGGTGTTGTGATTACAAAAATGGACGGAACTGCAAGAGCAGGTGGTGCATTGTCTGCATGTTCAATTACAAAAACTCCTGTTAAATTTATTGGACTTGGAGAAAAACCTGATGATTTAGAAGAATTTAATCCAAAAGGATTTGTCTCTAGATTGCTTGGAATGGGTGATTTAGAAGCTTTATTAGATAAAACAAAAGAAGCTTTTTCAGAAGCAGAAGCAAAAGATCTCACAAAAAAAATGCTTAAAGGAGATTATAACTTAATTGATTTATACGATCAAATGGAAGCGATGTCTAATATGGGACCATTAAATAAAATTATGGATTTAATTCCAGGAATGGGTTCATTAAATATTCCTAAAGATGTTTTAAATATTCAAGAAGAAAAACTAAAAAAATGGAAATTTATTATGCAATCTATGACTAAGGAAGAACTTGAAAATCCCGATATTATTACGCCTCCAAGAATAGAAAGAATTGCAAAAGGTTCCGGATTAAATTCTTCAGAAGTAAGAGATTTATTAAAACAATATGCCCAATCAAAAAAGCTTATGAAAATGATGAAAGGTTCACAAAATCCAGAAAAATTAATGAAAAGTTTCAAAGGAAAATTACCCTCAGGTTTTAAACTATAA
- the scpB gene encoding SMC-Scp complex subunit ScpB: MEDVKNRIEAILFVLNKGIELQRLSELLGIGSVGIVQNAINELVKDYSEKNSAIEIIEEEGKFRMNIRRQYVSLVKDLMTNTELDRPLLETLSVIAWKQPILQSEVVKIRGTTTYEHMQALTEMGFVTTEKFGTSKIVKLTQKFYDYFDTNQEAIKGDFTKYKKKIEDTAQTEQALAQRLEEIQKITEHNKKVEEQEKSPETQENSIEQEPSKQEV, encoded by the coding sequence ATGGAAGACGTAAAAAATAGAATAGAAGCAATACTTTTTGTTTTAAATAAAGGTATAGAACTTCAAAGGTTGAGTGAACTACTTGGGATTGGCTCAGTAGGTATAGTCCAAAATGCTATTAACGAGTTAGTTAAAGATTATTCTGAAAAGAATTCTGCAATTGAGATTATAGAAGAAGAAGGGAAATTTAGAATGAATATTAGACGTCAATATGTTTCTTTAGTCAAAGATTTAATGACTAATACAGAATTAGACAGACCTTTATTAGAAACTTTATCGGTTATTGCCTGGAAACAACCAATTCTACAGTCAGAAGTTGTAAAAATTAGAGGAACAACAACTTATGAACATATGCAAGCCCTAACTGAAATGGGATTTGTTACAACTGAAAAATTTGGAACTTCTAAAATTGTAAAATTAACTCAAAAATTCTATGATTATTTTGATACTAATCAAGAAGCAATAAAAGGAGATTTTACAAAGTATAAAAAGAAAATTGAAGATACTGCGCAAACTGAACAAGCATTAGCTCAAAGATTAGAAGAAATTCAAAAAATAACTGAACATAACAAAAAGGTTGAAGAGCAAGAAAAGAGCCCAGAAACCCAAGAAAACTCAATAGAACAAGAACCCTCAAAACAGGAGGTTTAA
- the ftsY gene encoding signal recognition particle-docking protein FtsY: protein MFSFLKNKIKDAFSKIKKEEVEIEQESQDNSKEEIQKEELEKTIKEEKRETKKEKKKEESKGEQKEKIDLIEEKIETLEKEVDQEIKEEKKGFFNKIKETISTTKISESKFEELFSIIEIALLENNVAYEVVEKVREDLKSELAEKAFKRGDLANKFKDYFKESLSSIFVEPFDLIEKINSSTSKPFVINFIGINGTGKTTTIAKIVHLLKKYKISCIVSASDTFRAASIEQLQHHADKLGVKIIKHDYGSDPAAVAYDAIQHAKSKNIQVVLIDTAGRMHSNTNLIDELKKIKRVAKPDLNIFIGESITGNDCIEQAKVFDKAIEIDAIILSKADIDEKGGTALSISYILKKPIIYLGMGQDYENLKKFDSSEIIKNLGL, encoded by the coding sequence ATGTTTTCTTTTCTTAAAAATAAAATTAAGGATGCATTTTCCAAGATTAAAAAAGAAGAAGTAGAAATAGAACAAGAATCGCAAGATAATTCTAAAGAAGAAATTCAAAAAGAAGAATTAGAAAAAACAATCAAAGAAGAAAAAAGAGAAACCAAAAAAGAAAAAAAGAAAGAAGAATCTAAAGGAGAACAAAAAGAAAAAATAGACCTTATCGAAGAAAAAATAGAAACTCTAGAAAAAGAAGTGGATCAAGAAATTAAAGAAGAAAAAAAAGGTTTCTTCAACAAAATAAAAGAAACTATTTCTACAACAAAAATCTCAGAATCCAAATTTGAAGAACTATTTTCAATAATAGAAATTGCTTTGCTTGAAAATAATGTTGCTTATGAAGTTGTAGAAAAAGTACGTGAAGACTTAAAATCCGAACTGGCTGAAAAGGCATTTAAACGTGGAGATTTGGCTAATAAATTCAAGGATTATTTTAAGGAATCTTTAAGTTCAATTTTTGTAGAACCTTTTGATTTAATTGAAAAAATAAACTCTTCAACATCAAAACCTTTCGTAATTAATTTTATAGGTATAAATGGAACAGGTAAAACAACTACTATTGCAAAAATTGTACATCTTTTAAAAAAATATAAAATAAGTTGTATTGTTTCTGCATCAGATACATTTAGAGCTGCATCAATAGAACAGTTACAACACCATGCAGATAAACTTGGAGTAAAAATTATTAAGCATGATTATGGTTCTGATCCTGCAGCAGTTGCATATGATGCAATTCAACATGCAAAATCAAAAAATATTCAAGTAGTTTTAATCGATACAGCAGGAAGAATGCACTCCAACACAAATTTAATTGATGAACTAAAGAAAATAAAAAGAGTTGCAAAACCTGATTTAAATATTTTTATTGGCGAAAGTATAACTGGAAATGATTGCATAGAACAAGCTAAAGTATTTGATAAAGCAATAGAAATAGACGCCATTATCCTATCTAAAGCAGATATAGACGAAAAGGGCGGAACTGCATTATCTATTTCATATATTTTAAAAAAGCCAATAATTTATCTTGGAATGGGACAAGATTATGAAAATTTAAAAAAGTTTGATTCATCAGAAATAATAAAAAATTTAGGATTATAA